In Candidatus Ozemobacteraceae bacterium, the sequence CTCGTTCGCGCTCGCCTCGACGGTCTTGTCGGTCACGTCCATCACCTCGAAGCCGCCTTTCGCGAAGAGTCTTCCGGCGAACTCGAGTTCCTCGACGACCTTGGCGGGCTCGACGTAATCGGTTCGCTCCCTCATGCCGAGCATGCCGCTCCGGTGCCTCCTGAACGTGAGAAGACGGTCGGGGGACAGGGTCAGCCCGATGACCCGGGAGGCATCCTGCCGGAAGAGGATGTCCGGGATCTCCAGGCCGGGGACGATTGGGAAGTTGGCGACTTTCCAGCCGAGGACGGAGAGATAGATGCTGAGGGGCGTTTTCCCGGTGCGCGAGACGCCGAGGAGAAGGATATCCGCCTCATGCCAGGTTTCCTGGTTGCGGCCGTCGTCGTGGGACATGGTGAACTCGATCGCGGCCACGCGGTCGAAATATTCCCTGTGAAGTCGTCTGTACAAGCCGGGTTGGCCGAGGGGCGGCATGTTGAGCCTCTTCGCCAGCGTGTCGAGGAGGGGGCCCGTGATATCCAGGGCCGTGATGCCGCGCCTGTCGGCGAGCTTCCGCATGTATCCGCCGAGCCCGGCGTCGACGAGGGAAAAGACGATGATGCCGTCCGATTCCGCGGCGAGGTCCGCGGCGCGATCGAGTTGGGCGCTTTCCCGGACATTCCCGAGGGTGACGACCTCAACGCTGGCGTCGGGAAACTGCGCGAGGACGGTGTTCACAACCTGCTCGCCGCACGCCCCGACGCCTCCCGACACGACGAAGATCCTGCAGATGCCGCCTGGTTTGCTCATGCCTGGTTGCGCTCCGTTACACTATATAAAATACGATATATATTAAGTGGTTCTGATTTTCCCTTCACCTCGACGCTGCCGAGGCTCACGCAGGACTCTCCTTCCGGAAGCAGGGCACGGCAGGAGGCGGAAAGCACGACCCGGGGCCGGCCGGCGAGTTTGTCGGCGCAGGCCAGGAGACGGGCGGCGGTGTTGACCGCGTCGCCGATGACGGTGTGGTCGCGCCTCGGCCCCGAGCCGATGAACCCGCTGATGACCGGGCCGGCCGAGACCCCGACCGAGACGGGGAAGGGCAGGTGCAGACCGCCGGCGTCTCCCAGACGGCGCACGGCTTCCAGCAGACGAGCGGCGTTTTCCGCCTGGGGGCCGCCGCGGAAGACGACCAGCATCTTTTCGCCGATGACCTTGTCGACGTCTCCGCCGGCCCCGATGAAAAGATCGCACAGGAGGGTCGTCTGCGTCGTCAGGGCCTCGAACAGACTGTCCGTGGCCATCGATGCCATGAAGCCCTGGAACCCCGGGACGCCTGTCATCGCGATGACCGCGTCGATGCGTTCTCCGTCGGCTCCTGCCGAGGGCTCCTCCCCGGATGCCCCTGTCACGGCAGATTTGCGGGCTTCGCTCGACATCATGGTCCTGATGAGCTCGCGTTCCTGCAGACTGCGGGCCATCCGGTCGAACGAGCGCTGCAGGTCGCCGATTTCGTCGGTCCTGTAGCTGCCAATGCGCGTTTCGAATCTGCCCGCCGCCAGTTCCTTCATGCCGGCTTCGAGCCCACGGATGGGGGCGATCAGGTCGACGGCGGAACGCCAGGCCAGAAGAAGGGTCGCGAGTATGCCTGCCGCCAGCCAGAGAAACAGCCCCCTCTGAACGCTGTGTGTGGCGGCCAGGATGGGGAGTTCCGATGCGGCGGCGGCGAGAAACACCCTCGGATTATACACGCCGGGGCGGGCCTCGACCAGGAAGCTGAACGCGCCGTTGCCGGTCCGGAAACTCATCGGCGTGTTCCCGGCCTGCGTCCACCTCGCGATCCCGGCGATCGGCGTGAACATGCCGCCGATATCGGGCCTGATCATGGCTGCGCAGTTCTGCAACGGGCAGCCGAACAGTGCGAATCGCGACGGATTGTCTCGGATGATGTCCTGGAGGGCATCCTGTTCCATGCGCGAAGCGTTGTATGTGATCGAGATGAAGCCGCGAGGCCGCTCGACGTCGGGCAGAAGGAGGTTCGAGATGCCGTAGACGCCGTTCCCGCCGGGCAGAAGAATGTGTACGAGGGGCGAATAGAGGAATGGATAGGAAATGTCGGAGATGAAGACCGACCTGAAGATCGAGAAGCCGATGTCGATCGCCATCTCCTTTTTGACGGCGTTTCCGAGCGGCTCCGCGCTGACCGACCGTGCGGGGGCGTCGCCGATCGAGTCGAAGAGAAGGTCGGCGATGCTCGAGAGATAGAAGATGAACCCGGTGTTTGCCGGCTCGTCAGCGGCCCCTTCCCGGATATAAAATTTCCATCCTCCGGGCGCCGCGAGAATGATCTGGTTTATGTAATA encodes:
- a CDS encoding pyruvate, water dikinase regulatory protein; this encodes MSKPGGICRIFVVSGGVGACGEQVVNTVLAQFPDASVEVVTLGNVRESAQLDRAADLAAESDGIIVFSLVDAGLGGYMRKLADRRGITALDITGPLLDTLAKRLNMPPLGQPGLYRRLHREYFDRVAAIEFTMSHDDGRNQETWHEADILLLGVSRTGKTPLSIYLSVLGWKVANFPIVPGLEIPDILFRQDASRVIGLTLSPDRLLTFRRHRSGMLGMRERTDYVEPAKVVEELEFAGRLFAKGGFEVMDVTDKTVEASANEIIKRLGAVSDPRRAPPV